The sequence aaaaaaaaaaaaataaaaaaacttaaatagaactaataatcaaataaaagataataatttaataaactttatttgttttttgaaaaaaaaaaaaatttagggtcagtgatttttttttttttcactacgCTACTGtagtgaaattaaataataaaattcactACGCTACTGtagtgaaattaaataaaaaaattcactACGCTACTGTAgtgaaattttattgaaaattccCTACAACAAATGGTAATAGGATGATTCATGtggatgaaattaaatcatttattggAGAAGACAGAACATTATTCAgtaaaagaaacaaaaaaacccACATTCCATTGgaagatgaaattgaaaaggTGGTTAACAAAAGATGTAGAACTTATGGAACTGGTTCCAGAATAGAATATTTAATTAGATACAAGAACTCAAGCGAAGACAACGATATGTGGGTACCAAAACATTATTTGGATGAGGTGCCACAGctaattaaagaatttgatgACAAATTATCATCAGAAGGGGTCAGGAACGAAGATAATTTTAAGATCCATAACAAAAGGTTAC comes from Dictyostelium discoideum AX4 chromosome 2 chromosome, whole genome shotgun sequence and encodes:
- a CDS encoding chromo domain-containing protein (Similar to CHRomatin Organization MOdifier); protein product: MIHVDEIKSFIGEDRTLFSKRNKKTHIPLEDEIEKVVNKRCRTYGTGSRIEYLIRYKNSSEDNDMWVPKHYLDEVPQLIKEFDDKLSSEGVRNEDNFKIHNKRLQTIA